One segment of Lutra lutra chromosome 12, mLutLut1.2, whole genome shotgun sequence DNA contains the following:
- the DENR gene encoding density-regulated protein — protein MAADISESGGHDCKGDPRGNTKLDADYPLRVLYCGVCSLPTEYCEYMPDVAKCRQWLEKNFPNEFAKLTVENSPKQEAGITEGQGTAGEEEEKKKQKRGGRGQIKQKKKTVPQKVTIAKIPRAKKKYVTRVCGLATFEIDLKEAQRFFAQKFSCGASVTGEDEIIIQGDFTDDIIDVIQEKWPEVDDDSIEDLGEVKK, from the exons ATGGCTGCTGATATTTCTGAATCCGGTGGGCATGATTGCAAAGGAGACCCGAGGGGCAATACCAAGTTAGATGCAGACTACCCACTTCGAGTCCTTTACTGTGGAG tCTGTTCATTACCAACAGAG TACTGTGAATATATGCCCGATGTTGCTAAATGTCGACAGTGGTTAGAGAAGAATTTTCCAAATGAGTTTGCAAAACTTACTGTag AAAATTCACCGAAACAAGAAGCTGGAATTACAGAGGGTCAAGGCacagcaggggaagaggaagagaagaaaaagcagaagagag gtGGAAGGGgtcaaataaagcaaaaaaagaagacTGTGCCACAAAAAGTTACGATAGCCAAAATTCCTAGAGCAAAGAAGAAATATGTAACAAGAGTATGTGGCCTTGCAACTTTCG aaattgatCTTAAAGAAGCACAAAGATTTTTTGCTCAAAAATTCTCCTGTGGTGCCTCAGTAACAGGAGAGGATGAAATCATCATTCAGGGAGactttacagatgacataattGATGTCATTCAGGAAAAATGGCCAGAG gTGGATGATGATAGCATTGAAGATCTTGGAGAAGTAAAgaagtga